TGATTTTGTGATGGATCGGATGTTCAAATTTTGACGCGGCCGTGTGCGTATATAGATGACGACACCGCAATTTGAAGAAGTTTAATCGGCGATCATGGCAACCGAAGAGAACACTGAGTTTCTGGCTGAGGATTCCCATGTCTTGGTAACACGGCGCGTCCTCCTCGACTTCCAAACCACTGACCCCTCGTGTTCTTCACTCACCCATCGTGTTCTGGACTCTCCGATCCGCTCAAATTCATGCAACGACCACATTCACCTCTTCTTCTACACATACACACGCGGTGACCAGACCAAGTCCTTGGACGAACAACACGAGTGCACAGCATATCCACACCTTGGCGAAGAAATGGCTTTGCCAGCGAACACCAAGTCCACAACCACGACGGAGACCGTGCGCGGCGAGCACCGGTTCGACATCGACGGGTACATCGGCAAGCTCCGCGCTGGGCGCGTCCTCACCTCCGAAACCTTCGCCGTCGGCGGCCTAGACTGGGCCATCCGCTACCACCCCGCCGGCGCCGAGGTGGGCGACGAAGAGTACGTGTCCGTGTTCGTCAGGCTCGTGACGCCCAACGGCAGCGCGCGGGCGCTGTACGACCTCAGGCTGGTGGACCGCGCCACCGGGCTGCCGCGCTCGGTGCGCCGCCGCAGGGAGCCGGTGGAGTTCGAGGCGAGCAAGGCGAAGAAGCGCGAGAGGGGCTCCCTCTTGTTCATGACGTTGAGCGAGCTGGCGGCGTCGCCATACCTCCGCGACGACCGCCTCACCGTCGAGTGCGTCCTCGACGTCGTGCAGACGCTCCTCTCGGAGACCACGGCGTCTCCGGGAACAGCCGACCCGCCGCCGCCCGACCTGTCGAGGCACCTCGGCGCGCTGCTGCTGCGGACGCCGGTTGGGGTGGACGTGACCTTCACCGTCCAAGGAGAAGCGTTCCGCGCGCACCGTGTCGTGCTCGCGGCGCGGTCACCAGTTCTCAAGGCCGAGCTCTCCGGCTCGGCGCCGGCGAAGGAGGACGACGCTGCAAGAGAGGTGATAGCCGTCGACGGCATGGCGCCTCCGGTGTTCAAGACCCTGCTCCACTTCATCTACACGGACACGTTGCCCGATGATCTGCTGGGTGATCTCGGAAGGGAGGAGCACCAAGAGCTTGTGCGGGATCTCCTCGCGGGTGCGGATCGATACGGCATGGATAGGCTGAAGCAGATATGCGAGCTCATTCTTAATCTTAGGAAACCACTTGATGCGAAGATCGTGGCAGCTGCGCTAGATCCAAGTGGGCAGCACCGCCATTGCCAAGCTCTCGGAGTCGGAGAGGGCTGTGTTCAGTTCATGCCATCCGCTTGACTGGAAGGATGAGCGAACCATGCACGGTCAACCCTTGTTATGGTTTGGTCCAGTTATGTTCTGATGCTTGATGCTTGATGCTTGTCAATTATATGttgttttttttaattaattaaAAGTATCGTTGGACTCATTCATTCTGATGCTTGCTGCTTGATTTTGTCACTGCTACCTTGTATGAACACACAGTAGGGAAATGCGATGCCGAAAAGGCTTCCTGCTGCGGTACTGTAGCCGCTAGAGGGGTAGGCACCGAACGGCTCACCAGCTGCACTGTagtcacagcaggggcaggcgtcaaagtcagccctgctgtgttatctagccattgtagcagcatgacagctatactaggactagatggatagaattacatatatagtttgccactgcaactcagtaaagagagagttcagatttgccatctcctatacagagctccggccaacgctggtgtctctactgtgtgtgtatgctctgttcttcctcccttcttctacctctggccatagtgtgtggtcggacaacgatagtcgtggtcggcaagactggtgagtggcaactcacctgagccggtgatcctgtatGGGCCAATAAGAGATATCGGAGCCATAAAagcgccgtcgccagactaaccgctggcgatgtcGGACGGTTTAGagttgggcgacagcagtggcactgttgtggctgcccagccacgacaggatgtcgttgttcgcacggtgcgagaggtcagcggcaccagttggccgacgctgactcgcaccaactatggcgagtggtcggtaaccatgaaggtcaagctcagaacccgacggctctggaatgttgtTGACAAGGGCATCAAAAATGAAGAAGGCGACAtctcagcgttggaggctatcttcGTTGTTGTACCgatggagtacagggagccgttgggggcgaagagctctgtcaaggaggcgtgggaggccattgtggccATGCGCGTCG
This DNA window, taken from Miscanthus floridulus cultivar M001 chromosome 13, ASM1932011v1, whole genome shotgun sequence, encodes the following:
- the LOC136499536 gene encoding BTB/POZ and MATH domain-containing protein 2-like, encoding MALPANTKSTTTTETVRGEHRFDIDGYIGKLRAGRVLTSETFAVGGLDWAIRYHPAGAEVGDEEYVSVFVRLVTPNGSARALYDLRLVDRATGLPRSVRRRREPVEFEASKAKKRERGSLLFMTLSELAASPYLRDDRLTVECVLDVVQTLLSETTASPGTADPPPPDLSRHLGALLLRTPVGVDVTFTVQGEAFRAHRVVLAARSPVLKAELSGSAPAKEDDAAREVIAVDGMAPPVFKTLLHFIYTDTLPDDLLGDLGREEHQELVRDLLAGADRYGMDRLKQICELILNLRKPLDAKIVAAALDPSGQHRHCQALGVGEGCVQFMPSA